A single genomic interval of Lucilia cuprina isolate Lc7/37 chromosome 2, ASM2204524v1, whole genome shotgun sequence harbors:
- the LOC111686192 gene encoding tetratricopeptide repeat protein 8 codes for MMATAIQHQQQHSKEFKTNVMNNDDNNIVDAVTTTSAKSTTTTIADITGLLSTTSASIEKSLATMELQYFKAVSLYRRRNYEKCVEVCNAMLQAGHENNVQMFNTPPDEDEENGNGTATVGGAGGSSGEELLLNNSYGSSSGVVGTTSAGISNNSSIQRYSSNFQRMAVRQGGRQRGIYGNNVSSSSSSSTSATATTIANNSTTNFSSSASSSSFSIMPTWMMEGVWQLKMRALTQRIYIDDLETNDADDAVNEEVEFERIATTARPGTSIKTAFVPRPSTSNLRGSTASSLHQRKALGTAESISKRMLNSSLSSRPTSGMVRPGTSSISRPGSSLGNRPASRCGTASRVRASSAAAFNIGDATAPLYQASRLNPTIYAERKVLVKALFQFLYYHEADVLKAYSLCEAVMEVHKQKRGSSASLRSLANCDEWWWQQQMGRCLLALKYPRKAEVYLQQSLNAFPHPDTYLLLARLYQRLDQTDRAMDLIQTAVDRHPFDVTFRIEQGRLLDEQSKPEDAMQMYRLISKLNPIHIEALACIALNYFYDNNPEMALMYYRRILSLGVHSAELYCNIALCCLYGGQIDLVLPCFQRALAASKSSEQKADVWYNLSFGAITTGDFNLAKRCLQLCLTSDAQNGAALNNLAVLAAYTGDVLKAKSYLNAAKDVLVDSMEIENNLKYMNDHYKL; via the exons ATGATGGCTACTGCTAtacaacatcagcaacaacattccaaagaatttaaaacaaatgttatgaataatgatgataataatattGTTGATGCAGTAACAACAACATCGGCAAAATCTACTACCACTACTATAGCTGATATTACTGGTCTTCTCTCGACCACTTCagcttctatagaaaaatctttggCGACCATGGAATTGCAATATTTTAAGGCTGTCTCGCTATATCGACGtcgaaattatgaaaaatgtgTTGAGGTGTGCAATGCAATGTTACAAGCAGGTCACGAAAATAATGTCCAAATGTTTAATACACCACCGGATGAAGATGAGGAAAATGGTAATGGTACAGCAACAGTTGGTGGTGCTGGCGGTAGTAGTGGTGAAGAGTTGTTATTAAACAATAGCTATGGCAGTAGTAGTGGTGTTGTTGGTACTACCAGTGCCGGTATAAGTAACAACAGTAGCATTCAAAGATACAGTAGCAATTTTCAACGCATGGCCGTCAGGCAGGGTGGACGCCAACGTGGCATTTATGGCAACAATGTTTCTTCATCTTCTTCGTCTTCTACTTCggcaactgcaacaacaattgCTAACaattcaacaacaaatttttcttcttcAGCGTCGTCATCATCGTTTAGCATCATGCCCACGTGGATGATGGAAGGCGTTTGGCAATTAAAAATGCGCGCACTTACGCAACGCATCTATATTGATGACTTGGAAACCAATGATGCAGATGATGCCG TAAACGAGGAAGTGGAATTTGAGCGTATTGCCACAACAGCAAGGCCTGGAACTTCGATAAAAACTGCATTTGTTCCGAGACCCAGTACGAGCAATTTAAGAGGTTCTACTGCTTCTAGTTTGCATCAGCGTAAAGCTTTGGGAACAGCAGAGAGTATAAGTAAAAGAATGTTAAATTCAAGCTTGTCGTCTAGGCCAACATCTGGCATG GTGCGTCCTGGTACAAGTAGCATAAGCCGACCTGGTTCCTCTCTAGGCAACCGTCCAGCTTCACGTTGTGGCACAGCTTCACGGGTACGAGCCAGCTCTGCAGCTGCTTTTAATATAGGAGATGCCACCGCTCCTTTATATCAGGCCTCACGTCTCAACCCCACCATTTATGCAGAACGCAAAGTTTTAGTTAAAGCTCTCTTTCAGTTTCTTTACTACCATGAAGCTGATGTCTTGAAAGCCTACTCTTTGTGTGAAGCTGTCATGGAAGTTCATAAGCAAAAACGTGGTTCGTCTGCCTCACTACGTTCCCTAGCGAATTGTGATGAATGGTGGTGGCAACAACAAATGGGACGTTGTCTTTTAGCTCTGAAATATCCACGTAAAGCTGAAGTATATCTACAGCAATCGCTAAATGCTTTTCCACATCCCGATACTTATCTTTTACTGGCACGTTTGTACCAGCGCCTAGATCAAACCGACCGGGCCATGGATTTGATACAGACAGCAGTGGATAGACATCCATTTGATGTTACGTTTCGTATAGAACAGGGCAGATTATTGGATGAGCAATCTAAGCCAGAAGATGCCATGCAAATGTATCGTTTAATATCGAAATTAAATCCTATACATATTGAAGCTTTGGCCTGCATAGCCTTAAACTATTTTTACGATAATAATCCCGAAATGGCTTTGATGTATTATAG ACGTATTCTTTCCTTGGGCGTCCATTCGGCTGAGTTGTATTGTAATATTGCTTTATGCTGCCTTTATGGCGGCCAAATCGATCTTGTTTTACCTTGTTTCCAAAGAGCTTTAGCAGCCTCAAAATCTTCGGAACAAAAAGCTGATGTTTGGTATAATCTCAGTTTTGGGGCCATT ACTACAGGCGATTTTAATTTAGCCAAACGTTGCCTACAACTTTGCCTCACTTCCGATGCTCAAAATGGCGCCGCTTTGAATAATTTGGCCGTTTTAGCCGCTTATACTGGTGATGTTTTAAAAGCTAAATCTTACCTGAATGCTGCCAAGGATGTTTTGGTTGATTCAatggaaattgaaaataatttaaaatatatgaatgaTCACTATAAACTTTAA
- the LOC111686189 gene encoding ADP-ribosylation factor-like protein 16: protein MISCICLGPKRSGKTHLLKALQDNDSIDETSYSTPTNGTSIYHILFPTKNSHDEGMKPKPPPTAADVDGMALDGEQSKKKKSLPPLKSIRILEIGGSMAPIWRQYFNDVKKLMYVVDTANLCQISAAGVLFYSILAEPRIQKVRILLVLSKMDYAYRQMRNEALLMLQMSKLEKEIRQRVTIIEVSPVSKMGLDDIYNWLKIP, encoded by the exons ATGATTTCCTGCATTTGTTTGGGACCCAAAAGATCGGGAAAAACTCATTTATTAAAAGCATTACAAGATAACGACTCTATAGATGAGACTAGCTATTCAACTCCTACTAATGGCACAAGTATATACCACATATTATTTCCCACAAAAAACAGCCATGATGAGGGTATGAAACCAAAACCTCCACCTACTGCCGCAGATGTGGATGGTATGGCGCTTGACGGAGAGCagtcgaaaaagaaaaaatccttACCACCTCTTAAGTCTATTCGTATTTTGGAAATTGGAGGCAGTATGGCACCTATATGGCGTCAATATTTTAATGATGTCAAGAAACTAATGTATGTCGTTGATACTGCTAACTTATGTCAAATATCGGCAGCAG GTGttctattttattcaatattggCTGAGCCTCGTATACAGAAGGTTCGTATTTTATTGGTTCTCTCTAAAATGGACTATGCCTATCGTCAGATGCGTAATGAGGCTTTACTAATGCTACAAATGTCGAAATTGGAAAAGGAAATAAGACAACGTGTGACTATTATCGAAGTTAGTCCCGTTAGTAAAATGGGTTTAGATGACATTTATAATTGGTTAAAAATACCTTAA
- the LOC111686188 gene encoding telomere-binding protein cav encodes MSDENNSKVYNHYLELSKPTKEDLKRVFTEDELKELCLKHKCRVNMWRWNVANEYRIVFTESGRYQRWSERDRLRMLAKAVNKMKPAVLYDEEEILKTRKEEWAFQLKENILSLDYWRREELRSKSPRLRVSESEEFEELSQMAVNTESMNVNEFLTENANEIQDFDLEVERNIEVHTESMNSSELLTQSQGQKVTRKKVTFNNSLLTTQTQGQEAHQEKTTPINRQSVITENVLSQKELDQAVESQLEVNTESMNVNELLTQTQQEQLQQPLEEVPFIVLTPATSTQSDNDNILLADIEDDDIMEDDEDSEDSIETVQLNSNERQLHVQVAKGETLQSQEVAPEIENLYDVNTMSMSIDSQMVSQSQELPYEQSQDVIPASYDNFINIIPVTSTQSQSEELSQEIV; translated from the exons ATGagtgatgaaaataatagtaaagTATACAATCATTATCTGGAATTAAGT AAACCTACCAAAGAGGATTTAAAAAGAGTCTTCACGGAAGACGAACTAAaagaattatgtttaaaacacAAATGTCGTGTGAATATGTGGCGATGGAATGTGGCCAATGAGTATCGTATAGTGTTTACAGAAAGTGGACGCTATCAAAGATGGTCGGAACGTGATCGTTTACGTATGCTGGCCAAGGCGGTGAATAAAATGAAGCCAGCTGTTCTTTACGACGAGGAGGAGATATTAAAAACACGAAAAGAAGAATGGGCTTTTCAATTAAAGGAGAATATTTTATCATTGGACTATTGGCGACGCGAGGAGTTACGCAGTAAAAGTCCTCGGCTTAGGGTATCTGAGTCTGAAGAATTCGAAGAACTATCCCAAATGGCCGTTAATACAGAATCTATGAatgtaaatgaatttttgacAGAAAATGCAAATGAAATTCAAGACTTTGATTTAGAAGTAGAAAGAAACATTGAAGTTCACACAGAATCTATGAATAGCAGTGAATTGCTAACACAATCCCAAGGACAAAAAGTAACCAGGAAAAAAGTAACTTTCAACAACAGTCTACTTACAACACAAACTCAGGGACAGGAAGCTCACCAAGAAAAAACTACTCCAATCAACCGTCAAAGCGTAATAACAGAAAATGTTTTAAGCCAAAAAGAACTAGATCAAGCAGTTGAATCGCAACTCGAAGTTAATACTGAATCTATGAATGTTAACGAACTATTGACACAAACCCAACAAGAGCAACTACAACAGCCTTTAGAAGAGGTACCCTTTATAGTACTAACACCAGCAACATCTACACAAAGTGATaatgataatattttattgGCTGACATTGAAGACGATGATATAATGGAAGATGACGAAGACTCTGAAGATTCTATTGAGACCGTACAACTCAATAGTAATGAACGTCAATTACACGTACAAGTTGCAAAAGGTGAGACTTTACAATCTCAAGAAGTTGCACCCGAAATTGAAAATCTTTATGATGTTAACACTATGTCAATGAGCATTGATTCACAAATGGTCAGTCAATCCCAAGAACTACCATATGAACAGTCCCAAGATGTTATACCGGCTAGttatgataattttataaatattatacccGTTACCTCGACACAGTCGCAAAGTGAAGAATTATCACAGGAGATTGTATAA